From Thermoflavifilum aggregans, a single genomic window includes:
- a CDS encoding rhomboid family intramembrane serine protease, whose amino-acid sequence MSLTLIIIIVTCVISISAFYNPQLLEQFLFWPFYIKRRHEYWRFITCGFIHLDYIHLGFNMFTLYFFGQIVELYIFEGKGSGFLLFYLLSLVGSNLYSYFRHRDNFDYRALGASGAVSAVVFSFIVFAPWQTILVFFIPIPAIVYGVLYLIYSAYMSRKGYDNIGHDAHFWGGVFGIAYTIIVQPAVGLMFFERLLHPGF is encoded by the coding sequence ATGAGTCTTACTCTCATTATCATCATCGTAACCTGTGTGATTTCCATTTCTGCTTTTTATAATCCGCAATTGCTGGAACAATTTTTATTCTGGCCCTTTTACATCAAACGCCGGCATGAATACTGGCGGTTTATCACCTGTGGCTTTATTCATCTGGATTATATCCATCTCGGATTTAACATGTTTACGCTTTATTTCTTTGGTCAGATTGTGGAGCTTTACATTTTTGAAGGAAAAGGCTCGGGTTTTCTCTTGTTTTATTTGCTATCATTGGTAGGTTCAAACCTGTACAGTTATTTCAGGCATCGGGATAATTTTGATTATCGGGCATTGGGTGCATCTGGTGCGGTATCGGCTGTAGTATTTTCATTCATCGTATTTGCTCCGTGGCAAACTATTCTGGTATTTTTCATTCCCATACCAGCCATTGTATATGGTGTGTTGTACCTGATTTATTCTGCATACATGAGCCGCAAAGGATATGATAACATTGGCCATGATGCACATTTCTGGGGAGGTGTATTTGGCATTGCCTACACTATTATCGTGCAGCCTGCAGTAGGATTAATGTTTTTCGAAAGGCTGCTCCATCCGGGCTTCTAA
- a CDS encoding electron transfer flavoprotein subunit beta/FixA family protein, giving the protein MKILVCISKTADTTAKIAFTPDQKSFLETGVQFIINPYDEWYALVRAVELKEQYPDTVLHLITVGGADAEPILRKALAIGGDAAFRVDLQPISIEQVALSVAAHVKQEGYDLIFTGKETIDYNGSGVGGYLAGLLDWPFVSLATRFDYNGQTATVEREIEGGREICEASLPLVVSCQKGMAEQRIPNMRGIMAARTKPLQVLAAPPEAQQPVISIDHFALPPKKSGVHLIEPGNEEELVRLLHEEAKVI; this is encoded by the coding sequence ATGAAAATTTTAGTTTGTATCAGTAAAACAGCCGACACTACAGCGAAAATTGCCTTCACACCCGATCAAAAATCTTTTCTGGAAACAGGTGTTCAGTTCATCATCAATCCTTATGATGAATGGTATGCATTGGTGCGAGCGGTGGAACTGAAAGAACAATATCCGGACACCGTATTGCATCTGATCACGGTGGGTGGTGCCGATGCAGAGCCCATCCTGCGCAAGGCACTGGCTATCGGAGGTGATGCTGCTTTCCGGGTTGATTTGCAACCTATCAGTATAGAACAGGTTGCCTTATCTGTTGCAGCTCATGTGAAGCAGGAAGGATATGATCTGATTTTCACCGGTAAGGAAACGATCGATTACAACGGCTCTGGTGTGGGAGGATATCTGGCCGGATTGCTGGACTGGCCTTTTGTTTCGCTGGCCACCCGTTTTGATTACAACGGACAAACGGCAACTGTGGAACGGGAAATAGAAGGTGGCCGGGAAATCTGCGAAGCCTCGCTGCCACTGGTGGTATCCTGCCAGAAAGGTATGGCCGAACAACGGATTCCCAACATGCGGGGAATCATGGCGGCCCGGACCAAACCCCTCCAGGTGCTTGCAGCCCCTCCGGAAGCTCAGCAACCTGTCATCAGCATTGATCATTTTGCCCTGCCCCCGAAAAAATCGGGCGTGCATCTCATTGAACCAGGCAATGAAGAAGAATTGGTTCGCCTGCTTCACGAAGAAGCAAAAGTAATTTAA
- a CDS encoding electron transfer flavoprotein subunit alpha/FixB family protein — protein sequence MAIFVFADQHHGTFKKASLETLFYASQLASARQQEVVAVVMGEMNQPQALADLGKYGARRVLHVDAAWLNDFDARLYALVFKEILTQYKADLCLMPHDFNGRALAPYLAAQWQAGLLTGIVSLADDKGCYQKQVFSGKATAWIKLQTERQVLTLLPNTFTPQLGDSQAQVERWQPTQVNAQQKRIQVKEVQTTQGRVPLTEASIIVSGGRGLKGPENWGMIEQLAEVLGAATACSRPVADAGWRPHHEHVGQTGLTVRPNLYIAIGISGAIQHLAGVNGSKYIVVINKDPEAPFFQAADYGIVGDAFEVVPRLIEAVKKYKGIS from the coding sequence ATGGCCATTTTTGTATTTGCTGATCAACATCATGGTACATTTAAAAAAGCCTCTCTCGAAACTTTGTTTTATGCTTCCCAACTGGCTTCCGCCCGGCAACAGGAAGTGGTAGCGGTAGTGATGGGTGAAATGAACCAGCCACAGGCGCTTGCGGATCTGGGAAAATATGGTGCCCGGCGGGTTTTGCATGTGGATGCGGCATGGCTGAATGATTTTGATGCCCGGCTGTATGCGCTTGTCTTTAAAGAAATACTCACCCAATACAAGGCTGATCTGTGCCTGATGCCGCACGATTTCAATGGCCGCGCGCTGGCACCTTACCTGGCTGCGCAATGGCAGGCTGGTCTGCTCACCGGCATCGTATCCCTGGCTGATGACAAGGGCTGTTATCAGAAGCAGGTATTTTCAGGCAAGGCCACAGCTTGGATAAAATTGCAAACGGAACGTCAGGTACTTACCCTTTTGCCCAATACTTTCACTCCCCAGCTGGGCGATTCCCAGGCACAGGTAGAACGCTGGCAGCCTACACAGGTAAATGCACAGCAAAAACGCATCCAGGTGAAAGAAGTGCAAACCACCCAGGGGCGTGTACCGCTGACTGAGGCCAGCATCATCGTAAGCGGAGGACGGGGATTGAAAGGCCCGGAAAACTGGGGTATGATCGAACAACTGGCAGAAGTATTGGGTGCAGCTACAGCCTGTTCCCGACCCGTGGCCGATGCCGGCTGGCGACCGCATCATGAACATGTGGGCCAGACCGGACTTACCGTGCGTCCCAATCTCTACATCGCTATCGGCATCTCAGGCGCTATCCAGCACCTAGCCGGTGTGAACGGCAGCAAATATATCGTGGTGATCAACAAAGATCCAGAAGCTCCTTTCTTCCAGGCTGCCGACTATGGGATCGTGGGCGATGCTTTTGAAGTAGTACCCCGGCTGATTGAAGCGGTCAAAAAATACAAAGGTATCTCCTGA
- a CDS encoding MFS transporter, producing MQRSPLLVFIIMLTFFVISFLTNIIGPLIPDIIHSFQLSLTLVAILPFAFFIAYGIMSIPSGMLIETYGEKKVMLAAFVVAFVGSWLLALWPGYATAIVSVFLIGCGMAMLQVVINPLLRTAGGAEHYAFFSVLAQLVFGSASFVSPLVYEWIVTHFQDAHPDLMIRILHKLVRADLSWISLYGLFGLICLLMWIIIFAVRFPRVERTAEEAAEPLHIYGMLFRKKIVLLFFLGIFCYVGTEQGLSSWMSQFLMVYHHVDPHVTGAAAVSRFWGLMTIGGLVGLPLMKIWDSRKVLIVFTFLALVCLSFSLYGSDRLSLVCFPLMGFFASIMYPVIISLALNSVSEHHGSFAGILMTAIIGGAVVPLLIGTVGDHIGLRAGMWLLYVTLLYIFSIGFWSKPLIANKTIQWKKKDA from the coding sequence ATGCAACGCAGTCCGCTTCTGGTTTTTATCATTATGCTTACTTTCTTTGTGATTTCCTTTCTGACCAACATTATTGGTCCGTTGATTCCGGATATCATTCACAGTTTTCAGCTCAGCCTCACGCTGGTAGCCATTTTGCCGTTTGCATTTTTCATTGCTTATGGAATCATGTCCATTCCATCGGGCATGCTCATTGAAACGTATGGAGAAAAGAAAGTTATGCTTGCAGCATTTGTAGTGGCTTTTGTCGGTTCATGGTTGCTGGCGTTATGGCCCGGATATGCTACAGCCATTGTTTCTGTGTTTTTGATTGGATGTGGGATGGCTATGCTGCAGGTGGTAATCAATCCTTTGCTGCGAACGGCAGGCGGTGCTGAACATTATGCATTTTTTTCCGTACTGGCGCAATTGGTTTTTGGATCAGCATCTTTTGTAAGTCCGTTGGTTTATGAATGGATTGTAACACATTTTCAAGATGCACATCCGGATCTGATGATCCGCATATTGCACAAGCTTGTACGAGCTGATCTGTCGTGGATTTCCCTGTATGGATTGTTTGGATTGATTTGTTTGCTGATGTGGATTATCATCTTTGCAGTCCGTTTTCCGCGTGTGGAACGTACGGCAGAAGAAGCTGCCGAGCCTTTGCATATTTATGGCATGCTTTTCAGAAAAAAAATTGTGTTGTTGTTTTTCTTAGGAATATTTTGTTATGTGGGTACCGAACAAGGATTGTCGAGCTGGATGTCTCAGTTTCTGATGGTATATCATCATGTGGATCCGCATGTTACGGGAGCAGCAGCTGTATCACGTTTCTGGGGTTTAATGACAATTGGTGGGTTGGTGGGTTTGCCATTAATGAAAATATGGGATAGCCGAAAGGTATTGATTGTATTTACTTTTCTGGCATTGGTATGTCTTTCCTTTTCCTTATATGGTTCTGATCGTTTATCTCTTGTATGTTTTCCGTTGATGGGATTTTTTGCTTCCATCATGTATCCCGTTATTATCTCATTGGCATTGAATTCTGTTTCTGAGCATCACGGTTCATTTGCAGGTATTTTGATGACAGCTATCATTGGCGGAGCGGTGGTTCCGTTATTGATAGGAACGGTTGGCGATCATATCGGATTGCGTGCCGGTATGTGGCTGCTGTACGTAACATTGCTGTATATTTTCAGCATAGGATTCTGGTCAAAACCGCTGATTGCCAACAAAACCATTCAATGGAAGAAAAAGGATGCCTGA
- a CDS encoding DUF488 domain-containing protein, which translates to MQIAIKRVYEKPDASDGYRVLVDRIWPRGMKKEEAHVHEWLKDIAPSDALRKWFAHDPQKWKVFQEKYEAELKEHESQLKDLLKKAQPYGKLTLLFGAKDEKHNQALVLQQVMQKFISARHL; encoded by the coding sequence ATGCAAATTGCCATTAAACGTGTGTATGAAAAACCGGATGCTTCAGATGGCTACCGGGTGCTGGTCGACAGGATCTGGCCACGCGGTATGAAGAAAGAAGAAGCACATGTGCACGAGTGGCTGAAAGATATTGCACCGTCCGACGCCCTGCGTAAATGGTTTGCACACGATCCACAGAAATGGAAAGTGTTTCAGGAAAAATATGAAGCCGAACTGAAAGAGCATGAATCGCAGCTGAAAGACCTGCTGAAAAAGGCTCAGCCCTATGGCAAGCTAACCCTGCTTTTTGGTGCGAAAGATGAAAAACACAATCAGGCCCTGGTATTGCAGCAGGTCATGCAAAAATTCATCTCTGCCAGGCATCTTTAA
- a CDS encoding glycoside hydrolase family 2 protein — protein MTHIRIARVIFQQLTPITSVSRQKRKIVSFSPEAKTTAIMKRIYISVCLGILCSVSAIRFVFAQTPFRKALQASWYIQSSAIIGHDGEKISSAGYDFHPAQWYATTIPHTVLATLVRDGVYRDIFKGRNLSAISDSLFQVPWWYRTQFDLSVLKPGQQVELCFDGINYRADVWLNGHQIASADTLKGSFRTYHFNITPYVRKGTNVLAVRVFPPGPGDLAVGFVDWNPEPPDHDMGIWRQVWLKITGPLSISEPFVSTRLDTATLNQAWVYVSMKLSNHTDKLQKGVVHVQIRPANFSDASFIRLSREIELQPHEQKEITFTPDAYPALHILHPHLWWTHDWGRPQLYSLHAEVRNEPAAALSDSLGLRFGIRSISAYRTPQGYWGYRLNGKPILIKGGGWTDPMLLDATPEYEEAQINYAVHLGLNAIRMEGFWGHDQHIYDLCDEKGILIMAGFSCQWEWKNLMHSPDDQYSAIITPEQNDVAADSWHDQIVWLRNHPSIFLWLYGSDKWPRPSLEQRYLDVLEQYDTTRPYTCSAADHTSVLTGFSGMKMRGPYDYVPPDYWYVDTLHGGAFGFNTETSPGPEIPVLSSLQRMIPADSLWPIGSAWLYHSARGQFYNLTYYNQAMAGRLGEPVDLQDYVRKAQFLNYEGERAMFEAFEANRFRATGIIQWMYNASWPKLWWQLFDYYLMPTGAFYGVRKACEPIHIAYNYGRKDVDLINNTLHAVSQLHAEAKIVDINGKILFQQSTDVPRLDDQQTLQLNLLQQINDFPVTYFLILTLRNNQHQEISHNVYVLSSKPDLLDEKKSTWYVTPQSQYADFTALQNLPTVQLQVDKYVVTRGDTTWTTVTFINSTPHVAFMVYAELYRHDQAHASQTPVVPVFWDDNYITLLPGEKRTIKGWVFTKDLQGSKPDIQITGWNVAAK, from the coding sequence ATGACCCACATTCGTATAGCAAGGGTCATTTTTCAGCAACTTACGCCAATCACATCTGTTTCCCGACAGAAAAGAAAAATTGTATCTTTCTCACCGGAAGCCAAAACAACCGCTATCATGAAACGGATTTATATCTCAGTTTGTCTGGGCATCTTATGCAGTGTATCAGCGATTCGTTTTGTTTTTGCCCAGACTCCCTTCAGAAAAGCGTTACAGGCATCCTGGTATATTCAGTCATCGGCGATTATAGGTCATGACGGTGAAAAAATATCAAGTGCAGGATATGATTTTCATCCAGCGCAATGGTATGCTACCACCATACCGCATACTGTGCTGGCCACCCTGGTGAGAGACGGAGTGTATCGCGATATTTTTAAAGGCCGCAACCTGTCCGCGATTTCCGATTCTTTGTTTCAGGTGCCCTGGTGGTATCGCACGCAGTTTGATCTGTCAGTCCTGAAGCCCGGTCAGCAGGTAGAATTGTGTTTTGACGGGATCAACTACCGGGCAGATGTATGGTTGAACGGCCATCAGATTGCATCAGCCGATACCCTGAAAGGAAGTTTCCGGACGTATCATTTCAATATCACGCCTTACGTACGAAAAGGAACAAATGTGCTCGCTGTTCGGGTATTTCCGCCGGGACCGGGCGATCTGGCCGTGGGGTTTGTGGACTGGAATCCGGAACCGCCTGATCATGATATGGGCATCTGGAGGCAGGTGTGGCTGAAAATTACCGGCCCGCTCAGCATTTCCGAGCCTTTTGTATCCACCCGGCTCGACACGGCCACACTCAATCAGGCCTGGGTATATGTGAGCATGAAGCTAAGCAATCATACCGATAAATTGCAAAAGGGAGTTGTGCATGTGCAGATCCGTCCGGCCAACTTTTCCGATGCTTCATTCATCCGGCTTTCTAGAGAAATTGAACTGCAGCCGCATGAGCAAAAGGAAATCACATTCACTCCTGATGCGTATCCTGCTTTGCATATCCTGCATCCGCATCTGTGGTGGACGCACGACTGGGGCAGGCCGCAGCTGTACAGCCTTCATGCTGAAGTGCGCAATGAACCTGCAGCGGCATTATCGGACAGCCTGGGCCTGCGTTTCGGCATCCGCAGCATCAGCGCCTATCGTACACCACAAGGTTATTGGGGCTATCGCCTGAATGGCAAACCTATCCTGATCAAAGGTGGGGGATGGACAGACCCCATGCTGTTGGATGCTACACCGGAATATGAAGAAGCGCAGATTAACTACGCCGTGCATCTGGGTTTGAATGCGATTCGCATGGAAGGTTTCTGGGGACATGATCAGCATATCTACGATTTGTGTGATGAAAAAGGCATCCTGATCATGGCTGGTTTTAGCTGCCAGTGGGAATGGAAAAACCTGATGCATAGTCCGGATGATCAATACAGCGCCATTATCACACCCGAGCAAAATGATGTTGCTGCTGATTCATGGCACGACCAGATAGTTTGGTTGCGGAATCATCCCAGTATTTTTCTCTGGTTATACGGCAGCGATAAATGGCCACGTCCTTCGCTGGAACAACGGTATCTGGATGTGTTAGAACAATACGATACTACACGCCCCTACACCTGCTCAGCTGCCGACCACACCAGTGTGCTTACAGGATTTTCGGGCATGAAAATGCGCGGCCCGTATGATTATGTGCCACCCGATTACTGGTATGTGGATACACTGCATGGGGGCGCCTTTGGCTTTAACACCGAAACCAGCCCGGGACCAGAGATTCCGGTGCTTTCCAGCCTGCAAAGGATGATTCCTGCAGATTCCCTATGGCCGATAGGTTCAGCGTGGTTATATCATTCGGCACGCGGACAATTTTATAATCTCACCTATTACAATCAGGCCATGGCAGGGCGTTTGGGTGAACCGGTGGACCTGCAGGATTATGTGCGAAAAGCACAATTTCTGAACTACGAAGGTGAGCGTGCCATGTTTGAAGCTTTTGAAGCCAATCGTTTCCGAGCTACCGGCATTATTCAATGGATGTACAATGCTTCCTGGCCCAAACTGTGGTGGCAGCTGTTTGATTACTATCTGATGCCTACTGGTGCATTTTACGGTGTGAGAAAAGCATGCGAGCCCATTCATATTGCCTATAACTATGGCAGAAAAGATGTGGATCTCATCAATAATACCCTTCATGCTGTATCACAGCTTCACGCAGAAGCGAAGATCGTGGATATAAACGGAAAAATTTTGTTTCAGCAATCAACCGATGTTCCTAGGCTGGATGATCAGCAAACCCTGCAACTAAATCTGTTGCAGCAGATCAATGATTTCCCTGTAACTTATTTTCTGATACTCACACTTCGCAACAATCAGCATCAGGAAATCAGCCACAATGTGTATGTGCTTTCATCAAAGCCAGATTTGCTGGATGAAAAAAAATCAACCTGGTATGTAACACCCCAAAGTCAATATGCTGATTTCACTGCCCTGCAGAATTTACCAACGGTGCAGCTTCAGGTGGATAAGTATGTGGTTACAAGAGGCGATACCACATGGACAACGGTTACCTTTATCAATTCAACTCCGCACGTAGCTTTTATGGTGTACGCAGAATTATATCGTCATGATCAGGCACATGCATCGCAAACTCCTGTAGTGCCTGTGTTCTGGGATGATAATTATATCACATTGCTGCCTGGTGAAAAACGCACCATCAAAGGCTGGGTCTTTACAAAAGATTTGCAGGGATCAAAACCTGATATTCAGATTACCGGATGGAATGTAGCTGCAAAATGA
- a CDS encoding 23S rRNA (pseudouridine(1915)-N(3))-methyltransferase RlmH has product MRIVIWAIAKKTDPRLEKAISEYAERLNHFIPLHTELIPPAQPTTDFQAARRIEADRVLQRLREKDYLVLLDEHGKAFSTTEWAAWMAERQMENISRLIFVIGGAYGMDEQLKQKARLMISLSRLTFPHQLARLILTEQLYRVFTILHHQPYHHES; this is encoded by the coding sequence ATGCGCATCGTAATCTGGGCTATTGCCAAAAAGACCGACCCCAGGCTGGAAAAAGCTATATCGGAATATGCAGAGCGACTCAACCACTTTATTCCCCTGCATACAGAACTGATACCACCTGCCCAGCCAACGACCGATTTTCAGGCAGCCCGCAGGATAGAAGCTGATCGCGTTTTGCAAAGACTACGAGAGAAAGATTATTTGGTATTGCTGGATGAACATGGCAAAGCTTTCTCCACCACAGAATGGGCTGCATGGATGGCCGAAAGACAGATGGAAAACATTTCCCGCCTGATATTTGTCATAGGCGGCGCCTATGGTATGGATGAACAGCTGAAGCAAAAAGCCCGTTTGATGATTTCGCTATCCAGACTTACTTTTCCGCATCAACTGGCGAGACTGATTCTTACCGAGCAATTATATCGCGTATTTACTATCTTGCATCATCAACCTTATCACCACGAATCATAA
- a CDS encoding bifunctional nuclease family protein → MHNRQLCIAYSSASRQAFIRGGVSYWLYMEKIELEILAISQNIVQQPTHAIVLGEVNGLRRLPILIGQHEAQSIAAVLEGMRPSRPLTHDLIKNMFHAFGVELQEVIISDLIEGVFYAKLICQHGDETIEIDSRTSDAIALAVRFGCPIYTYEKVLDAAGILLEDPQERKLKKSFLVEEKLEQKKEKSLTEEELRNLSIDQLQKLLEEVLEREDYTQAIAIRDEINRRKKKS, encoded by the coding sequence TTGCATAACAGACAGCTGTGTATTGCATATTCCTCTGCCAGCCGGCAGGCATTCATTCGTGGTGGAGTAAGTTATTGGTTGTATATGGAAAAAATAGAACTCGAAATCCTCGCAATCTCACAAAATATCGTCCAGCAACCTACCCATGCTATTGTATTGGGAGAGGTTAACGGACTAAGACGACTACCTATTTTAATCGGTCAGCATGAAGCTCAGTCAATTGCAGCGGTACTAGAGGGAATGCGTCCCAGCCGCCCCCTGACGCACGACCTAATCAAAAACATGTTTCATGCTTTCGGGGTGGAACTTCAGGAAGTTATCATCAGCGATTTAATTGAAGGGGTTTTTTATGCTAAGCTGATTTGCCAGCATGGCGATGAAACAATTGAAATAGATTCCCGCACCTCCGATGCTATTGCATTGGCCGTGCGTTTTGGATGTCCGATTTACACCTATGAAAAAGTGCTCGACGCTGCCGGTATTCTGCTGGAAGATCCTCAAGAAAGAAAACTCAAAAAGTCTTTTTTGGTAGAAGAAAAATTGGAACAGAAAAAAGAGAAATCACTTACAGAGGAAGAACTGAGAAATCTGTCGATAGATCAGTTGCAAAAGCTGCTCGAGGAAGTGCTGGAGCGTGAAGATTATACGCAGGCTATTGCCATCCGGGATGAAATCAACCGCCGCAAAAAGAAATCATGA
- the ispE gene encoding 4-(cytidine 5'-diphospho)-2-C-methyl-D-erythritol kinase yields the protein MIAFSPAKINLGLHILSKRDDGYHDIETIFYPIPWFDAIEIISSAGDSSSSSSLHVSGIVVPGHPDDNLCMKAYQLVKQDFPHLPAVDIYLHKTIPAGTGLGGGSANAATMLQLLNKKFALQLSNEKLLSYARQLGSDCAFFLQHQPCYATGRGDLLEPIDVSLKGYTLVVVCPGVHVSTAWAYQHVQPRASRTSLKEWIRLPVETWKNHLVNDFEDPVFAHFPVLREIKQQLYAAGACYASMSGSGSAVFGLFAQEMIPSSLSFPDAITKTCTL from the coding sequence ATGATTGCTTTTTCGCCTGCAAAAATCAATCTTGGTTTGCATATTCTTTCCAAACGCGATGACGGTTATCATGATATTGAAACCATCTTTTATCCCATTCCCTGGTTTGATGCCATAGAGATTATCTCATCGGCTGGTGATTCCTCCTCCAGTTCATCGCTTCATGTATCGGGCATCGTTGTGCCAGGTCATCCCGATGATAATCTGTGCATGAAAGCATATCAGCTGGTAAAACAGGATTTTCCTCATCTGCCGGCTGTTGATATCTATCTGCATAAAACTATACCTGCCGGAACAGGCCTTGGTGGCGGATCTGCAAATGCTGCTACAATGCTGCAGCTGCTAAACAAAAAATTTGCCTTGCAGCTTTCCAATGAAAAACTCCTCTCCTACGCCCGTCAATTAGGAAGCGATTGTGCTTTTTTTCTGCAACATCAGCCTTGTTACGCAACCGGAAGAGGTGATCTGCTGGAACCTATCGATGTAAGCCTGAAAGGTTACACCTTAGTTGTTGTTTGTCCGGGCGTACATGTTTCCACGGCCTGGGCCTATCAGCATGTGCAGCCACGGGCTTCACGCACATCGCTCAAGGAATGGATCCGGCTTCCTGTAGAAACATGGAAAAATCATCTGGTCAACGATTTTGAAGATCCCGTGTTTGCACATTTTCCTGTGTTGCGGGAAATCAAACAACAACTATATGCAGCAGGAGCCTGTTATGCTTCGATGAGTGGAAGTGGTTCAGCGGTGTTTGGCTTGTTTGCACAAGAAATGATTCCTTCATCCTTGTCATTTCCCGATGCTATCACAAAAACCTGTACGCTCTGA
- the tilS gene encoding tRNA lysidine(34) synthetase TilS: METHQLVQAGKPVLLAVSGGVDSVVMAHLFYEAGFSFGIAHANFQLRGEESERDARFVEDLARKYNVPFFIQAFETADYAKQHGCSIQVAARELRYTWLEEIRHQQGFIAVATAHHRNDQAETMLINFCRGTGIAGLHGIRYRQQHVIRPMLFATREEIESYARSHGIAFVTDSSNLEDHYLRNALRHRILPALQEIFPGLINTLSENAERFGEVEMLYQEALERHRRRLLHAKGEEWWIPAQALLLSKPLKTLVFELFKPFGFGEPQIPDIIQLLKTQSGKQIFSATHRVIRDRKWLIIAPLQATQISFQLIEDPGIRKVVVPGLKLEIKQLPIEKAVCSDQPYMACLDADEVHFPLILRRWKQGDYFYPLGLRKKKKLSRFFVDQKLSLLDKERVWVVEDADHKIVWVVGLRIDDRCRITEKTRRVLRLEARMEQPFEKH, translated from the coding sequence GTGGAAACACATCAGCTGGTGCAGGCCGGCAAACCTGTTTTGCTGGCCGTCAGCGGAGGTGTGGACTCTGTGGTGATGGCGCATTTATTTTATGAAGCGGGTTTTTCATTCGGAATAGCCCATGCCAACTTTCAGCTGCGTGGTGAAGAATCGGAACGCGATGCCCGTTTCGTGGAAGACCTGGCCCGCAAATATAATGTGCCTTTTTTTATCCAAGCCTTTGAGACAGCAGATTACGCAAAGCAACACGGATGTTCTATTCAGGTTGCAGCGCGTGAATTGAGGTACACATGGCTGGAAGAAATTCGTCATCAGCAGGGCTTTATTGCTGTTGCCACAGCACATCATCGCAATGATCAGGCCGAAACGATGCTTATCAACTTCTGCAGGGGCACGGGTATTGCCGGCCTGCATGGAATCCGGTATAGGCAACAGCATGTGATCCGGCCTATGCTCTTTGCAACCCGTGAAGAAATTGAATCCTATGCCCGCAGCCACGGAATTGCCTTTGTAACCGATAGCTCCAATCTCGAAGATCATTATCTGCGAAATGCATTGCGCCATCGCATCCTGCCAGCTCTGCAGGAAATTTTTCCCGGCTTGATCAATACCCTTTCTGAAAATGCCGAACGTTTCGGTGAAGTAGAAATGCTTTACCAGGAAGCATTGGAACGGCATCGCAGGCGTTTGTTGCACGCCAAAGGCGAGGAATGGTGGATTCCGGCTCAGGCATTGCTTCTTTCCAAACCCCTGAAAACACTGGTATTTGAATTGTTCAAACCATTTGGATTTGGTGAACCGCAGATACCAGATATCATTCAGTTGCTGAAAACCCAGTCGGGCAAACAGATTTTTTCTGCAACCCATCGGGTCATCCGCGATCGCAAATGGCTGATCATAGCTCCGCTGCAAGCTACACAGATCAGCTTTCAGCTTATTGAAGATCCCGGCATCCGCAAGGTTGTGGTGCCCGGACTTAAACTTGAGATCAAACAATTGCCCATAGAAAAGGCTGTTTGCTCAGATCAACCTTACATGGCATGCCTGGATGCAGACGAAGTTCATTTCCCGCTCATATTGCGCAGGTGGAAGCAGGGCGATTATTTTTATCCACTGGGCTTACGCAAGAAGAAAAAACTAAGTCGTTTTTTCGTGGATCAAAAACTTTCTTTGCTCGATAAGGAACGCGTATGGGTTGTGGAAGACGCCGATCACAAAATTGTATGGGTCGTGGGCCTGCGCATAGACGATCGCTGCCGGATTACAGAAAAAACACGCAGGGTGCTTCGCTTAGAAGCCCGGATGGAGCAGCCTTTCGAAAAACATTAA
- a CDS encoding tetratricopeptide repeat protein, with protein MDRVQQLKELLDKHPDDSFLKYALALEYLKRGEEESAEQYFRTIVEQDPAYLGVYYQYGKWLETKGRHAEAIDMYSKGIQQAMMQGDSRTLQELRNAFAAVADIDL; from the coding sequence ATGGACAGGGTACAACAGCTTAAGGAATTGCTTGATAAACATCCGGATGATAGTTTTTTGAAATATGCGCTGGCCCTGGAATACCTGAAACGGGGTGAAGAAGAAAGCGCTGAACAATATTTCAGAACCATTGTGGAGCAGGATCCTGCCTATCTGGGAGTGTACTATCAATACGGAAAATGGCTGGAAACAAAGGGGCGCCATGCCGAAGCTATCGACATGTATTCCAAAGGTATTCAGCAGGCCATGATGCAGGGTGATAGCCGCACATTGCAAGAGCTCAGGAATGCTTTTGCTGCAGTGGCCGATATTGATTTGTGA